The following are from one region of the Stigmatella ashevillena genome:
- a CDS encoding glycosyltransferase, producing the protein MKFLLAAPGSRGDFQPMLALAQGLRAAGHEATVAARPLYAPDAAAFAVPFVPLGRDADEFLRTQPGPNAIQAFLAQELQAQLDCLPALAAGADLVLGAGMAFAVRSAAEAAGVASLAVAYAPGIFMPSGRRSILLPEPLLQTLRAFHSQHGLPDVENLLAYAFAPERVLLAADEELVGPLAGVTLWAPPTGALLLEDPRPLDAGLEAFLAAGAPPVYIGFGSLTGSAPGLNERLLQEVVGAVGCRALLFTGTVPPGHQKPEEQVFRIGHTSHSQLFSRVAAVVHHGGAGTLAAAARAGVPQVVVPHAYDQPFWAERAHRLGIAPAPVPARGVDAPTLIAALRHALESSSLQVQARALATTLAPRRGIEMVVKHLTHRPG; encoded by the coding sequence ATGAAATTCCTGCTCGCGGCGCCCGGCTCCCGCGGCGACTTCCAGCCCATGCTGGCCCTGGCCCAAGGCCTGCGCGCCGCGGGACACGAGGCCACGGTGGCGGCGCGACCGCTCTATGCGCCGGATGCCGCCGCCTTCGCGGTGCCGTTCGTCCCGTTGGGACGGGATGCGGACGAATTCCTCCGGACCCAGCCCGGGCCCAACGCCATCCAGGCCTTCCTCGCGCAAGAGCTTCAAGCACAGCTCGATTGCCTTCCAGCGCTGGCCGCCGGAGCCGACCTCGTCCTGGGCGCGGGGATGGCCTTCGCGGTCCGTTCCGCGGCCGAGGCGGCGGGGGTGGCCTCCCTGGCCGTCGCCTATGCCCCGGGCATCTTCATGCCCAGCGGGCGCCGCTCCATCCTCCTGCCAGAGCCGCTGCTCCAGACCCTGCGCGCTTTCCATTCCCAGCACGGGCTGCCGGACGTGGAGAACCTGCTCGCCTACGCCTTCGCCCCCGAGCGCGTGCTGCTCGCCGCAGACGAGGAACTCGTGGGACCGCTGGCCGGCGTGACGCTCTGGGCGCCTCCCACGGGGGCGCTGCTGCTCGAGGACCCCCGGCCTCTCGACGCCGGGCTCGAGGCCTTCCTGGCGGCGGGGGCGCCTCCCGTCTACATCGGCTTTGGCAGCCTCACGGGGAGCGCTCCCGGGCTCAACGAGCGCCTCCTCCAAGAAGTGGTGGGCGCCGTGGGCTGCCGCGCCCTGCTCTTCACCGGCACAGTGCCCCCCGGACACCAGAAACCAGAGGAGCAGGTCTTCCGCATCGGCCATACCTCGCACAGCCAGCTCTTCTCTCGCGTCGCGGCCGTGGTGCACCACGGGGGCGCCGGCACCCTGGCGGCGGCCGCTCGCGCGGGGGTCCCCCAAGTCGTGGTGCCCCATGCGTACGATCAACCCTTCTGGGCGGAGCGGGCCCACCGGCTGGGAATCGCCCCCGCACCGGTTCCAGCCCGAGGCGTGGATGCTCCCACCCTGATTGCCGCGCTACGTCATGCGCTGGAGTCTTCCTCCCTCCAGGTCCAGGCCCGCGCACTCGCCACCACTTTGGCTCCTCGGCGTGGAATCGAAATGGTGGTGAAACACCTCACCCACAGGCCAGGGTAA
- a CDS encoding acyclic terpene utilization AtuA family protein: MSTSPFRIGNASGFYGDRFSAFREMLEGGRLDVLTGDYLAELTMLILGRDRMKDPDGGFAKTFLRQMEQCLGLAAEKRVKIVTNAGGLNPAGLATALRALAGRLGVKVQVAHVEGDDLLGRAEELGLGTPLTANAYLGAWGIAECLRAGADIVVTGRVTDASLVVGPAAAHFGWRPDAWNPLAGALVAGHILECGAQATGGNYSFFTEVDVRRPGFPIAEIDASGACVITKHEGTGGAVTVDTVLAQMLYEINGARYAGPDVTARFDTVALSSDGPDRVRVTGVRGEPPPPTVKVCLNHLGGFRNEMTFVLVGLDIEQKARLVREQLEAALVKKPKEVHWTLVRTDREDAPTEEQAAAFLRVVVKDPDTKVVGRAFSGAVIELALASYPGFTMTTPPTDGAPYGVYTPAYIDAGQVEHVAILPDLTRSVIPPSKETRVLEAVASPSLPVPLSAGPTRRVPLGRVAAARSGDKGGTANIGLWVRTDEAWRWLVHALTVEALRELLPETKPFPIERHVFPLFRGLNFVIDGLLGEGVSSSTRFDPQGKALGEWLRARHVDVPEVLLRRGLT; encoded by the coding sequence GTGAGCACGTCCCCCTTTCGTATCGGCAATGCCTCGGGCTTCTATGGCGATCGCTTCTCGGCCTTTCGCGAGATGCTCGAAGGGGGACGGCTCGATGTCCTCACGGGGGATTACCTCGCCGAGTTGACGATGCTCATCCTCGGCCGGGACCGGATGAAGGACCCGGACGGGGGATTCGCGAAGACCTTCCTCCGGCAGATGGAGCAGTGCCTGGGGCTGGCCGCCGAGAAGCGGGTGAAGATCGTCACGAACGCCGGCGGTTTGAACCCCGCGGGGCTCGCCACCGCGCTGCGGGCCCTGGCCGGGCGGCTCGGCGTGAAGGTCCAGGTGGCTCACGTCGAGGGGGATGACCTCCTGGGACGTGCCGAGGAGCTGGGGCTCGGGACGCCTCTCACGGCCAACGCCTACCTGGGCGCGTGGGGGATCGCCGAGTGCCTGCGCGCGGGGGCCGACATCGTCGTCACCGGACGGGTGACCGATGCTTCGCTCGTCGTGGGCCCGGCCGCCGCGCACTTTGGCTGGAGGCCCGATGCGTGGAACCCGCTCGCGGGGGCCCTGGTGGCCGGTCACATCCTCGAGTGCGGGGCCCAGGCCACGGGCGGCAACTACTCCTTCTTCACGGAGGTGGATGTCCGCCGTCCGGGCTTCCCGATTGCCGAGATCGACGCCTCGGGTGCCTGTGTCATCACGAAGCACGAGGGCACGGGCGGCGCGGTGACCGTCGACACGGTGCTCGCGCAGATGCTCTATGAAATCAACGGAGCGCGGTACGCGGGGCCCGATGTGACGGCGCGCTTCGATACCGTGGCGCTGTCCTCGGACGGGCCTGACCGCGTCCGGGTGACTGGGGTGCGTGGCGAGCCGCCGCCTCCCACGGTGAAGGTCTGCTTGAACCACCTGGGCGGGTTCCGCAACGAGATGACCTTCGTCCTCGTGGGGCTGGACATCGAGCAGAAGGCGCGCTTGGTGCGCGAGCAGCTCGAAGCGGCCCTGGTCAAGAAGCCGAAAGAGGTTCATTGGACGCTCGTCCGGACCGATCGGGAGGATGCGCCCACGGAGGAGCAGGCGGCGGCGTTCCTGCGGGTCGTGGTGAAGGATCCCGACACGAAGGTGGTGGGGCGTGCCTTCAGTGGGGCGGTGATTGAGCTGGCCCTGGCCAGCTACCCGGGTTTCACGATGACGACGCCGCCCACGGACGGTGCGCCCTATGGCGTGTACACGCCCGCATATATTGATGCGGGGCAGGTGGAGCACGTCGCCATCCTGCCTGATTTGACGCGAAGCGTCATTCCGCCCTCGAAGGAGACACGTGTGCTGGAGGCGGTGGCGTCTCCCTCGCTCCCCGTGCCGTTATCCGCTGGGCCGACGCGCCGCGTGCCCCTGGGGCGTGTCGCTGCCGCACGCAGTGGCGACAAGGGCGGAACGGCGAACATCGGGCTCTGGGTGCGGACGGACGAGGCCTGGAGGTGGCTGGTGCATGCGCTCACGGTCGAGGCGCTCCGGGAACTGCTTCCCGAGACGAAGCCGTTCCCCATCGAGCGGCATGTCTTCCCTCTCTTTCGAGGGCTGAATTTCGTCATCGACGGGTTGCTGGGAGAGGGTGTCTCCTCCTCGACGCGCTTCGATCCGCAGGGAAAGGCGCTCGGAGAGTGGCTCCGAGCGCGCCATGTCGATGTTCCCGAAGTGCTCCTGCGAAGGGGGCTTACCTGA
- a CDS encoding RICIN domain-containing protein — MKIDRRELIKGGLAAAGAAMVASPSEAQAAAAAVYMINRSPLRPDAFLRLPPGAVRPQGWLATQLERQVNGLCGRFMEVSHFLQYDNTGWTRPNLGGWEEVTYWLRGYVDLGYVTGNATVLSTASRWINGVLATQASDGFFGPTALRTSLNGHADVWPHMPMLQALRAHAEYTGDSRIIPFLTRFFSYLNAQPTGVFRDGWGTWRWGDAIDVIYWLYNHTGDTFLLDLVRKIHSNSANWTDGLPNLHNVNIAQGFREPAQYGVLSGEARHRTASYDRYNDVQARFGQFPGGGFAGDENIRAGLVDPRQGFETCGIVEYMLSHELLNRITGDPVWADRVEDLAFNSLPASLDPLGRSIHYVTSANSIDLDNVPKTLGQFQNGFAMQSYKSGIDEYRCCPHNYGMGWPYFVEEMWLATPDGGLCAAMYGPCTVTATVSGGVRVTLTENTHYPFTDTVTLSLSMTGTATFPLQLRIPAWCTAPELRINGATVPVSGGPRYASTTRTWANGDTVTLRLPMRPTVRTWPAQHNAVSVNHGPLTFSLRITENWVQTGGSAQWPQYDVHAGSAWNYGLVPGAAISVTTGVGNLADPFTPANAPIRLTTNGQRIDGWQADSQHVVTPLQDGPIATPTPVEAVTLIPMGAARLRITSFPQTGGTRAWVPQGANYRLQNRHSGKVLGVDGMSNADSANVVQFDDNGTADHLWRIIDAGGGFVKLQNVNSSKVLAVENMSTANSARVQQFSDVGSADHRWQLIDSGNGWMRLRNGNSGKVLGVSGMSTANSAQAVQFDDSGTADHDWRLIPDGQLKIQNVHSGKVLAVENMSTANSARVQQFSDVGSADHQWAFLPDANGYFRIRNVNSGKVLGVAGMSTADSAQVVQFDDTGTADHLWRIRVNTGGNGSVRIQNANSGKVLAVHNASTADSANVEQYQDNGTPDHNWLIR; from the coding sequence ATGAAGATCGACAGACGTGAACTCATCAAGGGCGGTCTGGCGGCGGCCGGCGCGGCCATGGTGGCCAGTCCCTCCGAGGCCCAAGCGGCCGCCGCAGCCGTCTACATGATCAACCGCTCCCCGCTGCGGCCGGATGCGTTCCTGCGTCTGCCGCCAGGAGCTGTCCGGCCCCAGGGCTGGCTTGCCACCCAACTGGAGCGCCAGGTCAATGGTCTCTGCGGGCGGTTCATGGAGGTGTCCCACTTCCTCCAGTACGACAACACAGGCTGGACCCGGCCCAACCTCGGGGGCTGGGAAGAGGTCACCTACTGGCTGCGCGGCTACGTGGACCTCGGCTACGTCACCGGCAACGCCACCGTGCTGTCCACGGCCTCTCGCTGGATCAATGGCGTGCTCGCAACCCAAGCCTCCGATGGCTTCTTCGGCCCCACGGCCTTGCGCACCTCGCTCAATGGGCACGCCGATGTCTGGCCGCACATGCCCATGCTCCAGGCCCTGCGGGCACACGCCGAGTACACGGGGGACAGCCGGATTATACCGTTCCTCACCCGGTTCTTCTCCTACCTCAACGCCCAGCCGACCGGTGTGTTCCGCGATGGCTGGGGCACCTGGCGGTGGGGCGACGCGATCGATGTCATCTACTGGCTCTACAACCACACGGGCGACACGTTCCTGCTCGACCTCGTCCGGAAGATCCACAGCAACTCGGCCAACTGGACCGATGGCCTGCCCAACCTGCACAACGTCAACATCGCGCAGGGCTTCCGGGAGCCTGCCCAGTATGGGGTGCTCTCCGGCGAGGCGCGGCACCGCACCGCCAGCTACGACCGCTACAACGACGTACAGGCGCGCTTCGGACAGTTCCCCGGGGGCGGCTTCGCCGGGGATGAGAACATCCGGGCCGGCCTTGTGGATCCGCGCCAAGGCTTCGAGACGTGCGGCATCGTCGAGTACATGCTGAGCCACGAGCTGCTCAACCGGATCACCGGAGACCCGGTGTGGGCAGACCGTGTCGAGGATCTGGCGTTCAACTCGCTGCCCGCGTCCCTGGATCCCCTGGGCCGATCGATCCACTACGTCACCAGCGCCAACAGCATCGATCTGGACAACGTCCCGAAGACCCTGGGGCAGTTCCAGAACGGCTTCGCCATGCAGTCCTACAAGTCCGGTATCGACGAGTACCGCTGCTGCCCGCACAACTACGGCATGGGCTGGCCGTACTTCGTCGAGGAGATGTGGCTCGCCACGCCCGATGGGGGCTTGTGCGCGGCGATGTATGGGCCCTGCACGGTGACCGCCACCGTGTCGGGCGGCGTCCGGGTCACCCTCACCGAGAACACCCACTACCCGTTCACGGACACCGTCACGCTGAGCCTCTCGATGACGGGGACAGCCACCTTCCCACTGCAACTGCGCATCCCGGCCTGGTGTACCGCGCCGGAGCTGCGGATCAACGGCGCGACGGTTCCTGTCAGCGGCGGGCCTCGCTACGCCAGCACCACCCGGACCTGGGCCAACGGGGACACCGTCACGCTCCGGCTGCCGATGCGCCCCACCGTGCGCACGTGGCCGGCGCAGCACAACGCCGTCTCGGTCAACCACGGGCCCCTGACGTTCTCGCTGCGAATCACCGAGAACTGGGTCCAGACGGGCGGGAGCGCCCAGTGGCCACAGTACGACGTGCACGCGGGCTCTGCCTGGAACTACGGGTTGGTTCCCGGCGCGGCGATCTCTGTCACGACCGGGGTCGGCAACCTCGCCGATCCCTTCACACCGGCCAACGCCCCCATCCGGCTGACCACCAACGGCCAGCGCATCGACGGATGGCAGGCCGACAGCCAGCACGTCGTCACCCCTCTTCAGGACGGCCCCATCGCCACCCCCACCCCGGTCGAGGCCGTGACGCTCATCCCGATGGGTGCGGCCCGGCTGCGGATCACCTCCTTCCCCCAGACGGGTGGAACCCGCGCGTGGGTGCCGCAGGGCGCGAACTACCGGCTGCAGAACCGTCACTCCGGCAAGGTGCTCGGCGTGGACGGGATGTCGAATGCCGACTCGGCCAACGTCGTCCAGTTCGATGACAATGGTACCGCCGACCACCTGTGGCGGATCATCGACGCCGGGGGCGGCTTCGTGAAGCTGCAGAACGTCAACTCCAGCAAGGTGCTCGCCGTGGAGAACATGTCCACCGCCAACTCGGCGCGGGTGCAGCAGTTCTCCGATGTCGGCTCGGCAGACCACCGGTGGCAACTGATCGACTCCGGCAATGGCTGGATGCGGCTGCGCAACGGCAACAGCGGAAAGGTGCTGGGCGTCAGCGGGATGTCCACCGCCAACTCGGCGCAGGCCGTGCAGTTCGACGACAGCGGCACCGCGGACCACGACTGGCGATTGATCCCCGATGGCCAGCTCAAGATACAGAACGTCCACTCCGGCAAAGTGCTCGCCGTGGAGAACATGTCCACCGCCAACTCGGCGCGGGTGCAGCAGTTCTCCGACGTCGGCTCGGCAGACCACCAGTGGGCGTTCCTGCCGGACGCCAACGGCTACTTCCGCATCCGCAATGTGAACTCGGGCAAGGTGCTCGGCGTGGCCGGGATGTCGACAGCGGACTCAGCGCAGGTTGTGCAGTTCGACGACACCGGCACCGCTGATCACCTGTGGCGAATCCGGGTCAACACCGGTGGAAATGGCTCTGTGCGGATCCAGAACGCGAACAGCGGCAAGGTGCTCGCAGTGCACAACGCGTCGACGGCCGACTCGGCCAACGTCGAGCAGTATCAAGACAACGGGACACCCGATCACAACTGGCTGATCAGGTAA
- a CDS encoding HEAT repeat domain-containing protein: MQRPFFKAIGVLGVLLLIALGAAWFSRRSGPSERVSEALPASPAPPALGAPSAFPSAAAGAPTVPGERKPKEDILPMPGCWEGVAEFDKNGSLETFRQALSAAAGAGDSELLLYLQERLTELIAEDTGKALQVLAWAEKSAPPELGVYMEALKRAPAVHQPQVVERLLKMGEDSGAQPSNRAAAMDALESQKRLSASSIQRLKALAMDPATDAAGWMATRTLGRVMKEDYERTGTFAPYWNELLDVGEKSEDLAVRLLALEMPSYSDPLIGGESMDRLAGIMRKDPERDVREMAAFRLAVTEDPQKALEAYRTAFPLEKDECVRWALFRFAARAAGPGALPLLQQMAAQDPRFAQDYQDFQRLYAEGTVDFARIWLGVQERHRCTVEEGAPHQ, translated from the coding sequence ATGCAACGTCCTTTCTTCAAGGCCATCGGTGTCCTAGGGGTCCTGCTGCTCATCGCCCTGGGCGCCGCATGGTTTTCGCGCCGCTCGGGCCCCTCGGAGCGTGTCTCCGAGGCCCTCCCGGCTTCCCCGGCTCCGCCCGCCCTGGGCGCCCCGTCCGCATTCCCTTCCGCCGCTGCGGGAGCGCCCACCGTCCCGGGGGAGCGCAAACCCAAGGAGGACATCCTTCCCATGCCCGGGTGTTGGGAGGGGGTGGCGGAGTTCGACAAGAACGGCTCGTTGGAGACCTTCCGTCAGGCGCTGAGCGCCGCGGCCGGGGCGGGGGACTCCGAGTTGCTGCTCTACCTCCAGGAACGGCTCACGGAGCTCATCGCGGAGGACACAGGCAAGGCGCTCCAGGTGCTGGCGTGGGCGGAGAAGTCCGCTCCGCCCGAGCTGGGCGTCTACATGGAGGCGCTGAAGCGCGCGCCTGCCGTCCACCAACCCCAGGTGGTGGAGCGCCTGCTGAAGATGGGTGAGGACTCGGGCGCGCAGCCCAGCAACCGCGCCGCCGCCATGGACGCGCTGGAGTCCCAGAAGCGCCTGTCGGCCTCGAGCATTCAGCGCTTGAAGGCCCTCGCGATGGATCCGGCCACCGACGCGGCGGGCTGGATGGCCACGCGCACCCTGGGCCGGGTGATGAAGGAGGACTACGAGCGCACCGGCACCTTCGCCCCCTACTGGAACGAACTGCTCGATGTGGGCGAGAAGTCCGAGGACCTGGCCGTGCGCCTGTTGGCCCTGGAGATGCCCTCCTACTCGGATCCCCTCATCGGGGGCGAGTCGATGGACCGGCTCGCGGGCATCATGCGCAAGGATCCGGAACGGGATGTTCGCGAGATGGCCGCCTTCCGGCTCGCCGTCACCGAGGATCCGCAAAAGGCCCTGGAGGCCTACCGCACGGCGTTCCCTCTGGAGAAGGACGAGTGTGTGCGCTGGGCGCTCTTCCGCTTCGCCGCTCGCGCTGCCGGGCCCGGCGCCCTGCCGCTGCTCCAACAGATGGCCGCGCAAGACCCACGCTTCGCGCAGGACTACCAGGACTTCCAGCGGCTCTATGCCGAGGGCACCGTGGACTTCGCCCGTATTTGGCTGGGCGTCCAGGAGCGCCACCGGTGCACCGTCGAGGAAGGAGCGCCCCACCAATGA
- a CDS encoding HEAT repeat domain-containing protein, with protein sequence MISSRSPVLPKRGSRWCAVWLASAAWLLPVTAGASAPLRQTACSFTGMIDELRVALKTGSPAYRKYARERLKAAARVMPADELRAAVQHEHDPDTLESLGAALASKSSFTEDATLVQPLLVRAAGDADPQARAAAVRSLRGTGSVDLMAKNSGVVTYEQLIRDSAPEVRQAVVDNLLHESAKVYFGHERTVSEAAVSAALASKDPQVAAKLLSEVSMEAVGHETVERLRQQLRADDPALRGAAATALGGVPGAEAPAMRDALVSLYRGEKDPAVRKAALQGIVRLGMGSARPTLESLRGVAPGLDPEIDAWQSALNLGLQEWHLLLREKERLRR encoded by the coding sequence ATGATCTCCTCCCGTTCTCCTGTTCTCCCGAAGCGTGGGTCCCGGTGGTGTGCGGTGTGGCTGGCGTCGGCGGCGTGGCTGCTGCCGGTCACCGCCGGGGCCTCGGCCCCGCTGCGGCAGACGGCGTGCTCGTTTACGGGGATGATCGACGAGCTGCGTGTGGCGTTGAAGACGGGCTCGCCGGCTTACCGCAAGTACGCCCGGGAGCGGCTCAAGGCCGCCGCGCGCGTCATGCCCGCGGATGAGCTGCGCGCGGCCGTGCAGCACGAGCATGACCCGGACACCTTGGAGTCGTTGGGCGCGGCGCTTGCCAGCAAGTCCTCCTTCACGGAGGACGCCACCCTGGTGCAGCCCTTGCTCGTCCGCGCTGCGGGAGACGCGGACCCCCAGGCCCGGGCCGCCGCGGTGCGGAGCCTGCGGGGCACGGGCTCCGTGGACCTCATGGCGAAGAACAGCGGCGTGGTGACATACGAGCAGCTCATCCGCGACAGCGCCCCCGAGGTGCGTCAGGCCGTGGTGGACAACCTCCTCCACGAGAGCGCCAAGGTGTACTTCGGCCACGAGCGCACCGTGTCCGAGGCGGCCGTGTCCGCGGCGTTGGCCTCGAAGGATCCCCAGGTGGCCGCGAAGCTTTTGTCCGAGGTCTCCATGGAGGCCGTCGGCCACGAGACGGTGGAGCGGCTGCGCCAGCAACTGCGCGCGGACGACCCTGCCCTGCGAGGGGCGGCGGCCACGGCGCTCGGTGGGGTCCCCGGGGCGGAGGCCCCCGCCATGCGGGACGCGCTCGTGTCGCTCTATCGCGGCGAGAAAGACCCAGCCGTGCGCAAGGCCGCGCTGCAGGGGATCGTCCGGTTGGGCATGGGCAGCGCTCGCCCCACGCTCGAGTCCCTGCGGGGTGTGGCCCCTGGGCTCGATCCGGAAATCGATGCCTGGCAGTCCGCGCTCAACCTCGGGCTCCAGGAGTGGCACCTGCTGCTGCGCGAGAAGGAGCGCCTGCGCAGGTAG
- a CDS encoding peptidase M23 encodes MKKVLYTASALLAGWAGVAVAASAKGPICEPNARVNSTTYYSCSSGSHTALDISNGTCGEWNHRAMLAGSFAYKYYGGCAAACYGSTCNGGAGNYYVVSGASGWDFRQLHIYANVSSGTKTCDGCALGLVGGTGEATGPHVHADNRQYGTRKSAWYTSKGTTCGTTGNCTTVIGAPSL; translated from the coding sequence ATGAAGAAGGTGTTGTACACCGCCAGCGCGTTGCTGGCGGGCTGGGCCGGAGTGGCCGTCGCCGCCAGCGCCAAGGGCCCCATTTGCGAGCCCAACGCGCGCGTGAACTCAACGACGTACTACAGCTGCAGCAGCGGCAGCCACACGGCGCTCGATATCAGCAACGGCACGTGCGGTGAGTGGAACCACCGCGCCATGCTCGCGGGCAGCTTCGCCTACAAGTATTACGGCGGATGTGCGGCGGCGTGCTACGGCTCGACCTGTAACGGCGGCGCGGGCAACTACTACGTTGTCTCGGGTGCCAGCGGCTGGGACTTCCGCCAGCTGCACATCTACGCCAACGTCAGCTCGGGCACGAAGACGTGCGACGGCTGCGCCCTGGGCCTGGTGGGCGGTACCGGTGAGGCCACCGGTCCCCACGTGCACGCGGACAACCGCCAGTACGGCACCCGCAAGTCCGCCTGGTACACCAGCAAGGGCACCACCTGCGGCACCACGGGCAACTGCACCACGGTGATCGGCGCCCCGTCGCTGTAG
- a CDS encoding phosphotransferase codes for MPTAHLTPAHLQARTARAVTAATSAGRALGLDVAHPKVLHDVFSVVVHLAPSPVVVRVPVVLPPGLDAARQAARQARELAVVSWLDRQGLPVVRPSPRVPCEPVQRDGFSMTFWEFVDVDASREPDYVAEAALAADLHAVLRGYPGELPFLSPLSATLPTCLALLEENPGLLPPEDLERARGEWAILAPMLSAREGFSAMFPQVSVQPIHGDAPSYNILRTASGVRYADFEDVTLGPVEWDVSFLGPEGAAVYNAAAARAGVRPLDPAALRVIDAARMLQMVVCHALVPQLPMLAEGLAPALQNWRKTPFAGGGL; via the coding sequence ATGCCTACCGCGCACCTGACTCCGGCCCATCTCCAGGCACGCACGGCCCGTGCCGTCACCGCCGCGACCAGCGCGGGCCGTGCGCTCGGGCTCGACGTGGCCCACCCCAAGGTCTTGCATGACGTGTTCTCCGTCGTCGTGCACCTCGCACCCTCCCCCGTGGTGGTCCGGGTTCCCGTGGTGCTGCCGCCCGGGCTCGATGCCGCGCGTCAGGCCGCGCGCCAGGCGCGCGAACTGGCCGTGGTCTCCTGGCTGGACCGCCAGGGGCTCCCCGTCGTGCGCCCGAGCCCCCGGGTTCCCTGCGAACCCGTGCAGCGGGACGGTTTCTCGATGACGTTCTGGGAGTTCGTGGACGTCGACGCCTCGCGCGAGCCGGATTACGTCGCCGAAGCGGCACTCGCCGCAGACCTGCACGCGGTGCTGCGCGGCTATCCGGGTGAACTTCCGTTCCTCTCTCCCCTCTCCGCGACCTTGCCCACGTGCCTGGCGCTCCTAGAGGAGAACCCCGGGTTGCTCCCTCCTGAGGACCTCGAACGGGCCCGGGGCGAGTGGGCCATCCTCGCGCCCATGCTCTCCGCCCGCGAGGGGTTCTCCGCGATGTTCCCCCAGGTCAGCGTCCAGCCGATCCATGGAGATGCCCCCTCGTACAACATCCTGCGGACGGCCTCGGGAGTCCGTTACGCGGACTTCGAGGACGTGACCCTGGGGCCCGTGGAATGGGACGTTTCCTTCCTCGGCCCGGAGGGTGCCGCCGTCTACAACGCAGCAGCGGCGCGAGCAGGCGTGAGGCCCCTCGACCCAGCCGCCCTGCGCGTCATCGACGCCGCGCGAATGCTCCAGATGGTGGTTTGCCACGCCCTCGTCCCGCAGTTGCCGATGCTGGCTGAGGGGCTCGCCCCAGCCCTCCAGAACTGGCGGAAGACGCCGTTCGCAGGGGGTGGGCTCTGA